A region from the Vicia villosa cultivar HV-30 ecotype Madison, WI linkage group LG3, Vvil1.0, whole genome shotgun sequence genome encodes:
- the LOC131657733 gene encoding lariat debranching enzyme-like: protein MKIAIEGCMHGDLDNVYKTLQHLEKSHNTKIDLLLCCGDFQAVRNENDLNSLAVPEKYRTMNSFWKYYSGLQVAPYPTIFIGGNHEASNYLWELYYGGWAAPNIYFLGAAGVVKFGNIRIGGLSGIYKHFDYKSGHYERPPYDKNTIRSAYHVREYDVRKLMQVEEPIDIFLSHDWPVRITDHGDCEALLRRKPFFREEIEGNRLGSKAAAQLLEKLKPQFWFSAHLHCKFAAVVQHGEGGPVTKFLALDKCLPGRDFLQVVEIESEAGPYEIQIDEEWLAITRMFNNVFPLTPKGADFRGVNLEMEDCRKWVRSKLQEWGCKPSEFVRTVPCYDPSQAGVDGASAVNPRNPQTEYLLRLLELPYLLDRNPEAKDMSSYPSLIPRGPCDNYSEDIPIDDVDDDDDEGFATIFGIGSILRSALISKNQIPAQCALETQSSKIFCTLPFRHCFEPSKKYLTSGSMETTKSMFLSMLVSFIFIFCCYVSSVKAALSFGFYADSCPNAELMIRNTVSSASSNDPSVPGKLLRLVFHDCFVEGCDASLMLQGNNTEQSDPANRSVGGFSVIESAKRLLEIFCPGTVSCADIIALAARDAVEIAGGPRVQIPTGRRDGMVSIVSNVRPNIVDTSFTMDEMVKLFSTKGLSLLDLVILSGAHTIGSAHCNTFRSRFQQDSNGTLRLVDQTIDTDYADELMKQCPVTAQPSVTVNNDPETSMLFDNQYYRNLLAHRVLFPSDSVLLTDVNTKKMVEDFANDQQLFFVNWGAAFVKLTSVGVKTDEEGEIRRSCTATNVV from the exons ATGAAGATAGCAATAGAAGGATGCATGCATGGCGATCTCGACAATGTCTACAAAACCCTCCAACACCTCGAAAAATCTCACAACACCAAAATCGACCTCCTCCTTTGTTGCGGCGATTTTCAGGCCGTGCGTAACGAGAACGATTTGAATAGCCTAGCCGTACCAGAGAAATACCGTACCATGAATTCCTTCTGGAAATACTATTCCGGGTTGCAGGTTGCTCCGTATCCCACAATCTTCATTGGTGGTAACCACGAAGCTTCCAATTATCTTTGGGAACT GTATTATGGAGGATGGGCTGCACCTAACATATACTTTTTGGGAGCGGCTGGTGTGGTTAAGTTTGGGAATATACGAATTGGCGGGCTCTCGGGAATTTATAAGCATTTTGATTATAAATCAG GGCACTATGAGAGGCCTCCTTATGATAAAAATACTATTAGGTCTGCGTATCATGTTCGAGAGTACGATGTTCGCAAACTCATGCAAGTTGAGGAACCTATTGATATTTTTCTATCACATGATTGGCCGGTGAGGATCACTGATCATGGGGATTGCGAGGCGCTTCTACGGAGGAAGCCTTTCTTTAGGGAAGAG ATAGAGGGAAATAGACTTGGGAGTAAAGCTGCTGCCCAACTTCTAGAAAAATTGAAACCGCAATTCTGGTTTTCGGCACACTTACACTGCAAGTTTGCTGCTGTTGTTCAGCATGGGGAAGGAGGTCCTGTGACAAAATTCTTAGCGCTTGATAAATGTCTTCCTGGGCGTGATTTCTTACAG GTTGTTGAAATTGAATCAGAGGCAGGACCTTATGAGATTCAGATTGATGAAGAATGGTTAGCAATAACACGGATGTTCAACAATGTATTCCCTTTGACGCCCAAAGGTGCAGATTTTCG AGGTGTAAATCTTGAAATGGAAGACTGTCGCAAGTGGGTTAGAAGCAAGCTACAAGAATGGGGTTGTAAACCTTCTGAGTTTGTTAGAACAGTTCCATGTTATGATCCTTCTCAAGCCGGTGTTGATGGTGCTTCTGCTG TTAATCCTCGGAATCCTCAGACAGAATATCTTTTGCGACTTCTGGAACTTCCATATCTTCTTGATAGAAATCCCGAAGCAAAGGACATGTCATCTTATCCTTCTTTAATTCCAAGAG GCCCTTGTGATAACTATAGCGAGGACATTCCCATTGACGACGtggatgatgacgatgatgag GGATTTGCTACAATTTTTGGCATTGGTTCTATTTTGAGGTCTGCCCTTATATCCAAAAATCAGATACCAGCTCAATGTGCTTTGGAAACACAG AGTAGTAAAATATTCTGCACACTGCCCTTCAGGCACTGCTTTGAACCCTCAAAAAAGTACCTAACGTCTGGTTCTATGGAGACAACAAAATCAATGTTTCTTTCCATgctagtttcttttatttttatattttgttgttaTGTTTCATCTGTTAAGGCTGCTCTCTCTTTCGGCTTTTATGCTGATTCATGTCCGAATGCAGAATTGATGATAAGAAATACAGTTAGTTCAGCTTCTTCTAATGATCCTTCCGTTCCAGGGAAGCTCCTTCGCTTGGTTTTTCATGATTGTTTCGTTGAG ggatgtgatgcatctttgatgctacaaGGGAACAATACAGAACAAAGTGATCCAGCAAACAGGTCTGTTGGAGGATTTTCTGTTATAGAATCAGCAAAAAGACTTCTTGAGATCTTCTGCCCTGGAACTGTTTCTTGTGCAGACATAATCGCTTTAGCAGCCAGAGATGCAGTCGAAATT GCTGGAGGACCGAGGGTTCAGATTCCTACAGGTAGAAGAGATGGAATGGTTTCGATTGTTTCAAATGTTAGACCAAACATTGTGGACACTAGTTTTACTATGGATGAGATGGTTAAGCTCTTTTCCACCAAAGGATTGTCCTTACTCGATCTCGTCATTCTTTCAG GAGCTCATACAATAGGATCAGCTCATTGCAACACATTCAGGTCGCGGTTCCAACAAGACTCGAATGGAACTCTTAGGCTCGTCGACCAAACCATTGATACTGATTACGCTGACGAGCTAATGAAACAGTGTCCAGTAACTGCACAACCATCCGTGACAGTGAACAATGATCCTGAAACATCTATGCTATTTGACAACCAGTACTACAGAAATCTTCTAGCTCACAGAGTTCTGTTCCCGTCTGATTCAGTTTTGTTGACCGATGTTAACACGAAGAAAATGGTGGAGGATTTTGCAAATGATCAACAACTTTTCTTTGTCAATTGGGGTGCTGCGTTCGTGAAACTAACTAGCGTTGGCGTTAAGACTGACGAGGAGGGCGAAATTCGTCGTTCTTGTACAGCAACTAATGTTGTATAA
- the LOC131660700 gene encoding protein ENHANCED DISEASE RESISTANCE 2-like, with protein MYTTDNSSRSSGSDSGSTADSSHWTTETIHGGSLRHVDLNTGTNGWASPPGDVFNLRSQSYFTKRQKSPAGEYLLSPAGMDWLKSSTKLDNVLNRSDNRISNALKKAQSNGKSLKSFIFAVNLQIPGKEHHSAVFYYFTEDPVQSGSLLGRFIEGDDSFRNQRFKLVNRIVKGPWIVKKAVGNYSACLLGKALTCHYHRGPNYFEIDVDIGSSAIANAILRLALGYVTSVTIDMGFVVEAQTEEELPEKLIGAVRVCQMEMSSACVIVDAPRIGIAKVNHHGASDSSESEN; from the coding sequence ATGTACACAACCGACAACAGCTCCCGGAGCTCCGGCTCCGATTCAGGATCCACCGCCGATTCCTCCCACTGGACAACCGAAACAATCCACGGCGGATCTCTCCGTCACGTCGATCTAAACACCGGCACAAACGGCTGGGCTTCACCTCCCGGCGATGTCTTCAACCTCCGCTCCCAAAGCTACTTCACAAAACGACAAAAATCCCCCGCAGGTGAATACCTCCTCTCTCCCGCCGGCATGGACTGGCTCAAATCCTCAACCAAACTCGACAACGTGTTGAATCGCTCCGATAATCGAATCTCCAACGCGCTCAAGAAAGCGCAATCCAACGGTAAGTCACTGAAGAGCTTCATCTTCGCCGTGAATCTCCAGATTCCAGGTAAGGAACACCACAGCGCGGTGTTCTACTACTTTACAGAAGATCCGGTCCAATCCGGTTCGTTACTCGGACGGTTCATTGAAGGAGACGACTCCTTTCGGAACCAGCGGTTCAAGCTAGTGAACCGGATCGTGAAAGGACCATGGATAGTGAAAAAAGCTGTAGGTAACTACAGCGCGTGTTTGTTAGGGAAAGCGCTGACGTGTCACTATCATAGAGGACCTAACTACTTCGAAATCGACGTCGATATCGGAAGTAGCGCAATCGCGAATGCTATCCTGCGCCTTGCGTTAGGATATGTGACGAGTGTGACGATTGATATGGGGTTTGTTGTGGAGGCGCAGACGGAGGAGGAGTTGCCGGAGAAGTTGATCGGTGCGGTTAGGGTTTGTCAGATGGAAATGTCTTCTGCTTGTGTTATTGTGGATGCGCCAAGGATAGGGATTGCTAAGGTTAATCATCATGGTGCTTCTGACTCGAGTGAaagtgaaaattaa